A genome region from Populus alba chromosome 3, ASM523922v2, whole genome shotgun sequence includes the following:
- the LOC118037847 gene encoding uncharacterized protein, translated as MAITATATTATLSLRPSLTFSSPSLPSSSSSSFFTGKKFASPSILTVRFSKTKTKAYTNGPGPFVYASGDYYATLGVPKSATSKEIKAAYRRLARQYHPDVNKEPGATEKFKEISSAYEVLSDDKKRALYDQYGEAGVKSTVGGPSSAYTTNPFDLFETFFGPSMGGFPGMEQTGFKTRRRSTVTKGEDIRYDISLEFSEAIFGAEKEFELSHLETCEICAGTGAKMGSKMRICSTCGGRGQVMRTEQTPFGLFSQVSVCPNCGGDGEVISEYCRKCSGEGRVRVKKNIKVKVPPGVGAGSILRVAGEGDAGPRGGPLGDLYVYLDVEEITGIQRDGINLTSTISISYADAILGTVVKVKTVEGMSELQIPPGTQPGDVLVLARKGAPKLNKPSIRGDHLFTIKVTIPKRVSAKERELLEELASLSNKNVTRSRTQPKTQPATRGQERKVETVSETTEESRDQNDPWQKLKDFAGSLTNGALKWLKDNL; from the exons ATGGCCATCACTGCCACTGCGACAACAGCAACCCTCTCCCTCCGCCCCTCGCTAACCTTCTCTTCACCATCActgccatcttcttcttcttcttctttctttacaGGTAAGAAGTTTGCTTCTCCATCCATATTAACTGTGAGGTTCAGCAAGACCAAGACAAAGGCCTATACCAATGGTCCTGGGCCTTTCGTCTACGCTTCTGGGGATTACTATGCTACTCTCGGGGTCCCCAAATCTGCTACCAGTAAAGAAATTAAAGCTGCTTATCGAAGGTTAGCTCGTCAG TACCACCCTGATGTCAACAAGGAACCAGGAGCAACTGAAAAGTTTAAGGAGATTAGTTCTGCGTATGAG GTACTATCAGATGATAAAAAGAGGGCTCTGTATGATCAATACGGTGAAGCTGGAGTTAAGAGTACAGTAGGGGGACCCTCAAGTGCTTATACG ACTAATCCTTTTGACCTATTTGAGACATTCTTTGGGCCGAGCATGGGTGGTTTTCCTGGCATGGAACAAACTGGGTTCAAGACACGTCGTCGTAGTACTGTTACTAAGGGCGAAGACATACG CTATGACATTAGTTTAGAATTCTCTGAGGCCATATTCGGGGCAGAAAAGGAGTTTGAGCTTTCTCATTTGGAGACATGTGAAATTTGTGCTGGTACTGGAGCAAAAATGGGTTCCAAGATGAGGATATGCTCAACCTGTGGTGGCAGGGGTCAAGTTATGAGAACTGAGCAAACTCCCTTTGGTTTGTTCTCACAG GTTTCTGTCTGTCCCAATTGTGGTGGGGATGGCGAGGTCATTTCTGAATACTGTCGAAAATGCTCTGGTGAGGGGCGTGTTCGtgttaagaaaaatatcaaagtcaAGGTCCCTCCAGGAGTTGGTGCGGGCAGTATTCTAAGAGTAGCCGGAGAGGGTGATGCTGGACCAAGAGG TGGCCCTCTAGGGGATCTTTATGTGTATCTTGATGTTGAAGAGATAACAGGAATCCAAAGAGATGGCATTAATCTCACCTCAACAATATCTATCAGTTATGCTGATGCAATACTGGGGACTGTTGTTAAG GTGAAAACTGTTGAGGGAATGAGTGAGCTTCAGATTCCACCTGGTACACAGCCAGGGGATGTGTTAGTCCTGGCTAGGAAAGGTGCGCCTAAACTGAATAAACCATCGATCCGCGGTGATCACTTATTTACTATTAAAGTTACAATACCAAAGCGTGTAAG TGCCAAAGAACGTGAATTGCTTGAAGAACTTGCTTCACTGAGTAATAAAAATGTCACTCGATCACGAACTCAGCCCAAAACTCAGCCTGCCA CCAGAGGTCAGGAACGCAAGGTGGAAACTGTTTCCGAGACAACTGAAGAATCAAGAGATCAAAATGACCCATGGCAGAAGTTGAAAGATTTTGCGGG GTCTCTCACAAACGGTGCTCTGAAATGGCTGAAGGACAACCTCTAA